The region TTACATTATGAGAGTCATGTAagttatcatcaaactaatgtgCGGCTACGAAATAAAGCACTACTGTACACATTCTAAATTCTTATATTATATAATTTAGCAAGGAAAAACGGAAAAACTCAGTCAGTACATTAAGAACGTTTGAGACAACTTCTATACGACTATACCTATTCACCAATAGTGTAGTAACTAAATGCAAAAAAATTACAGCAAAAACAGAACCTAATTAGATTTTTTGAAAGGCACGTTCGACCAGATTTTTAGACATAAAGACAAAAACTACATATAGGAATTCACAACAAGAACCTCAATCCAATCATGAAGTCTATGCACAAAATACAAATACAGACATACAAAATACATATACAGCTTTGACTGCTAACAATCTTGCTTCCCTTGAGGTTGCAATTTTATTCATCATGATACATTACTAACTTATGGGAGCTATGGGAACAAATTGACAAGGGCTCAAGGGACTAGAGATATTTGAATTAATCAATTGGTCTACTCCGTAACAAATTGAAAGAAAGCATGCACCACAGTGGAACAAAATGGCTTTTAATACAATTAGGATTCTTGGATACAGATCCAAAGTTGGACACGGGTGGGTGCGGGGACTCAACATGTTAAGCTTAAGACAAGTAAAACTTTACATGGACTGGTTCATTGTAGATTGTTAAAATTTGTTATGCATAAATCACAGATACTTAATTATTTATGTTAAATTGTAGAATAAAATCAAGAGTAACATGTAAACAAGATCCACAGGCCTTGCTCTCCATAAACAAGTTGCAAGCAGGCCTTAGTATTCATTTTGAACTAGGATGCTACAAGGTGAAGCGTAGAATTATAATAGAAGGATCTGACTCAAATCCTATATCAAGTCCCACACCCATGTCATGTCCGTGGACACAAGCACAAGCTGTGCCTATGTAACGTCAATCACTTAACAGATGCATGCACCAATCAAAGCTAACAGAGTCCAGAACCAGAACTCCAACAGTCAAATCAGCAAACACACATGGTTTAATTTACTACGAGTGAAATCTTGTAAACAAGGTCAATTAGAAATAACATATAGGGATAAAAAATATACACTAATTGTCATGTATATGTAGATACAAATCGAATATAGGTACAATGACCACAATTTCCACTTTTTTTTAGCTGATAACtttgattttgcaggatgtaaacAGGAAACATGGAGCAATATGCATTGTCAATTAAGTTACTCAAATTAATGGTCGAAAATTTAACCACATGGAAACTAAGTACAGGACATATGGACCAATAAACAAGAGCAGAATGAATAAAATGTGGAAAATGACCCAAAAAAAGGGTAGTAAAAGGTTTGTCCTAGAACAATCTTACCGAACACAAAGAGCTTGAATTTGAGTTAATAAAGTGGTAGTAATGCTAGATATCGGGCATAAAACAGCAAGATAAAGAGTTGGATAACAAGATACACTGTAGATACATGGAAAGCAACAAAGTTGATCACATCGATAAAACAGAAATGGGATCAATAATAAATATGAAAGAGGCTAGATACATGCATGATTACAAAATTACAGCTAAAATGGTGGAGCTGAATAAACATGTTTTCTGGTGATGGTGGAGCTAAAATTTTTGGAGAAGGATTTGCTTTCAATTTTGTCCCAAATGACATGTCATGAACCTAAGCAAGGAACAATCGGTGAAACACATATATATACTCAGGAAAAATAATCACCTGCTTGAGTCCAATGATGTAATATTTTTTGCACATCAAGCAACCTTCACCAAGGTACGAGGATGCACTACTGAGATTGTGTGTACAATGGAAATATCAAATAATATATTGAATAGAGATCACATATTTCTATTTGTTTAAGCAAAAGGTGTCAAAAACATGAATGTCGTGTTCAAATATAAGTAGATGAGTACTTGAACACGTCTAAGTTCTAGCATATTTTTTTACTGAATAAGTACTAACCATGTTGCATAATACAGAAGATTAATATTTTGAATCAAGACTCTAAACTTACAACTATCCAAATATAAACTTCGGTCAACAACGAAAAAATGAACATATGCACCTGCTAGCACAccctgtgtgtgtgtgtgtgagagagagagagagagagagagatcatACCAATTGCAAGAGACACAGGATTTATATCATATTTTCCCGCAATGGCAACATATGCCTGCAAAATTAGGTTAGTAGTACATGAGTTTGCAGTGAAATAAGCATGGTTTTGTAACTTAATATGAAGTTGAGGGTATATTGAGTTTCTAGAAAAAAGAGATCAACATGAGAATCAACCTCTAGCTATGGGCTTTCCTGAATCCTGATCATCTACTATACTCAATATGAAAGTACGACCATAGAGAGCAATGTTTAAAACTATTCAAGTTTTAACAACAGGACACAAGATCATACAGTATTACAGTTTACCAATGATAATTGCATGTTAAACAAGTTCACAAACAAAAGATCTTAGTAATGTGAAAACCAACAGAAAATTATGCAATTCTCCGGCTTTGTATATAAACATTGAAAATATGTAACTGTGCAGTATATTTATGTCtatgataaaaaatttaataaaaagatAAAATAAAGCTATTTAGCATACCTTAGTAGCTTCCAGCCATCCTTAATAGAGGAGCTATTATACCTTGGATTTCCAGCATTGATTGCTGGCACCGTATCTCTTCCTCAACAGAACGCTTTAAGTTTCTAATATGACCCTTTAAATCATCTGATGCTCTTACGTCTTCAGCTCGCATCTCCACAACTTTCTTTGATAGGCCCATCAGTAAACCTGCATATCTAGGCACTGTGGAGTTCCTCTGCAGAAACTGTAACAACAGTCCAAGCTCCTCTTTCTCCAAATTCGAAACACATTTCAACAACCTCCTCCTAGCTACCAATTCCTCCATAACTGCCACCACATTCCCCGCGTTTTTCCCACTCAATGCAGATACCAGGGCATCCTTATGCCtaaactttttcaacaaattaTCATGTTCCATAAGTTTCACCCTTTTTGGAGCCATAACCAGATAATCCCCCTCTGTTGGTTTCGCGGTCTTCCCTCGATGAAAGTACCTAACACGTGCAGGCCTCAGCTCCCTCTTCCTATGCACCTCAACACCCTCAACTTTCCCCATTTCAACTCCCACATCCTTTTTAACTTTCCTCTTCCCTGCATACAAAACTCCATTCGAAGCACCAATCACCCTTGTCGAACAATCAGGTGAAAATGCAACCGACATTAGCGCAGCAGGATACCTCATCGAATGAGTAACCTTAAGCTTAGCATAATCAAAAACCTTCATATAACCATCCAACCCCACACTCAAAATCCTATACTCCTGAGCTTCTTCCCCACTCTCCCGCCCCATCTTCCCCACACAAATCGACGTAACCGTCTTATTATGACTCTCCATCGAATACAACAACTTCCCACCTCCAATAACATCCCAAATCTTCACACAACTCCCCCCAGCAGTCGCAACCAACCCCCCAGACGGCAAATAAACAACATCCTCAACCGGCTTCCCATGATTAAACTCCACCACACTCCCCCTATTTCCCACCCTAACATCCCAAACCTTAACACTATGATCATACGACCCCGTAACAAACACATCATCACTCACACTCGAAAACTCCCCCGCCCTAACATAATCCTTATGGCCAACAAAATTCCCCACCACAGTCTCCGACGCAACATCCCAATACTTAACAACCGCATCATCCCCACCCGAAAACAAATGCAACTTATCCGCCCTCGGGTACTTAACAACATGAACAGGCCTAGTATGCCCTCTTAACTTCCTAAGCGCAACACGGGTCTTAACATCAAACACCTGGCAAACACCAGACAATGACCCTGCAGCAATTAGTCTGCCATCAGCCCGAAAAGACGCACAAGTGGCAGTATCTTTAAACCCCGAAAGAGTTGATTCAGGCAAAAGGGTATCAGCAGAAAAGATAGATACAGTCGCAGAATGAGTGGCGGCGAATTTGAGGGGCTGAGTAGGGGAAAAACAGAGACAAGTGATGGATGAAATAAGGGTGTGAGAGGGGTTATCTTTGGGGGATTTGAATGATTTCCAGTATTTAGATTCCGGGGTTGGTGTGGATTTGTTTAGGGTGGGTTTTAACTTTGGTTTTACCGGGAATGTTTTTGAAATTGATTTCTCTTCACCCATTTTCTCCAGCTTTCTTGACCCTGATTTTTTGTTGgctagggtttagggtttagggtttaggagAAGAAGCTTAGATCACTTTAGGTAATACCACGGCGTTCCACAAATACTGCTCTGGTTTGGCATTTTACAGGGTCAAAAACTAGGCCCATCCCAACAACCCAAAACTCTGTAAATTAATcatcgataaattaataatctttattatttaataaatttttatagTTCTGACTTCTGATCCACGTCcttattataaattaataattaattaaatttataaaataatatctttttattaaaacatataaatcctgtgtaatatataaattaataattctattatatatcaaaattatatatttattcgtagatatatatatttaaaacaAGACTGTAACATAAgttgattttttttaattgatttttccgAACTTCATCATGTATATTTCTTACATTATGGAGCTATAGTATGTTATTTTtgctttatatatatattttcgaGATATCAGAACTCATAAATATTGTCGCCTTTCATTTCATAAAAATGTGCTAATTATTTTTTCGAACGTCTAACAATTTTGTCATTATTTCACTTTCGCaaagataattaattaattttttcgTCATCCATTACGTCACGATAATCAATAATTTTCTTAACATTTATATATGTAAATATAAGTTTAaagatattaaaattatatatatcaATAAATAAATACTTATTAATAGtcgattaattaataaattattaattgaTCGACTAATTAAtattttgatttataaatttttCGGATATCTACACTATTAGTTTATCGAGATTTACCTGTATATTTATAAGAAATTATTgatgatatttttttatttttttttacaattGTACTATCTTacaaaaatatttacaaaaatacgaTGAAACCAAAGTAAATTAGGTAAGTTGCATCTATTTTTTTGGCATTCCAGATTTTTTTCATGGAGTTTTGGAAGTTGCGTAAAAATCGTATTTTTGtcgaaaattttgaaaaattgcaaatttacaaataaaaatttaaaacgtattatataaattttcaaataataataCTTTAACAAATATCTTTTTGAATTTgggaaattttataaaaaattctATAAAAAAATACAAATATAATCCCTTCGCTCCATTACAAGTGTCTCTTTGACTTTTTTTCACATACTTTAACTGTATAAGAATCATAATTTCCCGgacctttttaaaaaaaataaatttaaattatataaacttttattcgacaaaaaataaatttaaaaaataattctaCGAGATAAAAATGAAGGGAAACATATTTTGGGAAGAATTACTAAAAgaaattacataaaaattgacTTAAACTCTACTTACCGTTTTACTTGTATCTTCTCTTGTGCGGGGCAAATCGCCATATTTTTGGATGAAAACTTAGGGTTCTAATTCAACAAGTCATCATCCCCAGGTTGATTTGTATTTTATTgtttcttttaataatttatatataaacTTTGTATTACTTTTCCATTAGAAATTTGATTACGCTTTATTGTTTGTGAAGTAGAAGGTAACTTAACCGAATAGTGAAGATAGTTGATGTgttatttcttttttattttttctaattgCAATTTCATTGTATGTGATCAAACGATGACACATTATATATCAGTAGACAATGTACAATGCATTTCAGGGAAACTAAGCGGGTGGTCTTAAGTTTGGTTTGATATTTGATTATTAGTTTTTGTGGGCTTTATTAAGCATAACTCGAGTTTGTAAGCCCAATCATTGGTGTTTTAAACATTGACAAATTTTAACAAGTGCTTTCTCAAAAATTCACTTTCTTAGAACACAATGGAGATGCAAATGCAGCACCAGTCGGTAGAATATATGAGTTGGAAACCTACAAACTACATGTGGCTGATGCCTTAAGTTTAGTTTACTTGCACATAGAATCTATAAATTCAAATCTGCTGCTAATGTTGTCAAATTTCTTTTAGCCTTGGTTTTAGTGGTTGCTAAATAATATGCTTAATAATTTCCTGCTGCCTTGCTTTTACCAGGCCTATCAAAGACATTTGGTGGTAATGTCCAGTAGTGACGACGTGGATGATGTATCTGCAAATTCATATAAGGATTTGAAAGATCTATCTTTTCGACTTTCTGGTACTTATGTTGGTGCTGCTCGAAGCAAATATAGAGCAGACATTTCGAAAATCGTAAAGAATGGTATTGAGTTTGCTTTTCTGGATGCACCAAAGCATTTGTTGTTTTTAGATTGCGTTGTTGATTTTGTTTACAAGCTTCCTAGTCCTACACCTGATATTTGGGACATGTAAGGGTTCTCC is a window of Apium graveolens cultivar Ventura chromosome 11, ASM990537v1, whole genome shotgun sequence DNA encoding:
- the LOC141697092 gene encoding protein SLOW WALKER 1 produces the protein MGEEKSISKTFPVKPKLKPTLNKSTPTPESKYWKSFKSPKDNPSHTLISSITCLCFSPTQPLKFAATHSATVSIFSADTLLPESTLSGFKDTATCASFRADGRLIAAGSLSGVCQVFDVKTRVALRKLRGHTRPVHVVKYPRADKLHLFSGGDDAVVKYWDVASETVVGNFVGHKDYVRAGEFSSVSDDVFVTGSYDHSVKVWDVRVGNRGSVVEFNHGKPVEDVVYLPSGGLVATAGGSCVKIWDVIGGGKLLYSMESHNKTVTSICVGKMGRESGEEAQEYRILSVGLDGYMKVFDYAKLKVTHSMRYPAALMSVAFSPDCSTRVIGASNGVLYAGKRKVKKDVGVEMGKVEGVEVHRKRELRPARVRYFHRGKTAKPTEGDYLVMAPKRVKLMEHDNLLKKFRHKDALVSALSGKNAGNVVAVMEELVARRRLLKCVSNLEKEELGLLLQFLQRNSTVPRYAGLLMGLSKKVVEMRAEDVRASDDLKGHIRNLKRSVEEEIRCQQSMLEIQGIIAPLLRMAGSY